In Sphaerodactylus townsendi isolate TG3544 linkage group LG13, MPM_Stown_v2.3, whole genome shotgun sequence, one DNA window encodes the following:
- the PGAM5 gene encoding serine/threonine-protein phosphatase PGAM5, mitochondrial isoform X1 — translation MAFRRVVAVTAAACGLAGGTVLLSSVAIGKQQPQPAGKAGGDVPEPVSAPPPAASPQGLLLLPSPAASCPAAPGWLERSSNGCGYWDNNWDRREPVALINLKKKNEETGEQELSSRLHHYKAKATRHIFLIRHSQYNLDGQVDRDRTLTHLGREQAELTGKRLASLGLKFDKIVHSSMTRASETTNIISKHLPGVKKVSTDLLCEGAPIEPNPPISHWKPEAVQYYEDGARIEAAFRNYIHRADVKQEEDSYEIFVCHANVIRYIVCRALQFPPEGWLRMSLNNGSITQLVIRPSGRVALRMLGDTGFMPPEKITRT, via the exons ATGGCCTTCCGGCGGGTCGTCGCGGTGACAGCCGCCGCTTGCGGGCTGGCGGGCGGCACCGTCCTCCTGTCTTCGGTCGCCATCGGCAAGCAGCAGCCGCAGCCGGCGGGCAAGGCTGGGGGGGACGTTCCGGAGCCCGTCTCGGCGCCTCCACCCGCCGCCTCTCCGCAGGGGCTGCTGCTTCTGCCTTCGCCGGCCGCTTCTTGCCCCGCCGCTCCTGGGTGGCTCGAGAGGAGCAGCAACGGCTGCGGCTACTGGGACAACAACTGGGACAG GAGAGAACCAGTGGCTCTTAttaatctgaaaaagaaaaatgaggagACCGGGGAACAGGAGCTCTCCTCTCGTCTGCACCACTACAAAGCAAAAGCTACTAGGCACATATTCCTGATACGCCACTCGCAGTACAACTTGGATGGGCAAGTGGATAGAGACAGAACTCTGACTCACCTGG GCCGTGAACAAGCGGAGTTGACAGGGAAAAGGCTAGCCAGCTTGGGACTGAAATTTGATAAAATCGTACACTCCTCTATGACCAGAGCTTCTGAAACAACCAACATCATCAGCAAGCATCTTCCGG GGGTGAAGAAAGTGAGCACTGACCTGCTGTGTGAGGGAGCTCCGATTGAGCCAAACCCTCCCATCTCTCACTGGAAGCCAGAAGCTGTG CAGTATTATGAAGACGGGGCTCGCATCGAAGCTGCGTTTCGAAACTACATCCATAGAGCTGATGTGAAGCAGGAAGAGGATAGCTACGAAATCTTTGTCTGTCATGCCAATGTCATCCGGTATATAGTATGCAG AGCGTTGCAGTTTCCTCCCGAAGGCTGGCTTCGGATGTCTCTCAACAATGGCAGCATTACTCAGTTGGTGATCCGTCCTAGTGGCAGAGTGGCACTTCGAATGCTCGGGGACACGGGGTTTATGCCTCCAGAGAAAATCACACGCACCTGA
- the PGAM5 gene encoding serine/threonine-protein phosphatase PGAM5, mitochondrial isoform X2, translating into MAFRRVVAVTAAACGLAGGTVLLSSVAIGKQQPQPAGKAGGDVPEPVSAPPPAASPQGLLLLPSPAASCPAAPGWLERSSNGCGYWDNNWDRREPVALINLKKKNEETGEQELSSRLHHYKAKATRHIFLIRHSQYNLDGQVDRDRTLTHLGREQAELTGKRLASLGLKFDKIVHSSMTRASETTNIISKHLPGVKKVSTDLLCEGAPIEPNPPISHWKPEAVYYEDGARIEAAFRNYIHRADVKQEEDSYEIFVCHANVIRYIVCRALQFPPEGWLRMSLNNGSITQLVIRPSGRVALRMLGDTGFMPPEKITRT; encoded by the exons ATGGCCTTCCGGCGGGTCGTCGCGGTGACAGCCGCCGCTTGCGGGCTGGCGGGCGGCACCGTCCTCCTGTCTTCGGTCGCCATCGGCAAGCAGCAGCCGCAGCCGGCGGGCAAGGCTGGGGGGGACGTTCCGGAGCCCGTCTCGGCGCCTCCACCCGCCGCCTCTCCGCAGGGGCTGCTGCTTCTGCCTTCGCCGGCCGCTTCTTGCCCCGCCGCTCCTGGGTGGCTCGAGAGGAGCAGCAACGGCTGCGGCTACTGGGACAACAACTGGGACAG GAGAGAACCAGTGGCTCTTAttaatctgaaaaagaaaaatgaggagACCGGGGAACAGGAGCTCTCCTCTCGTCTGCACCACTACAAAGCAAAAGCTACTAGGCACATATTCCTGATACGCCACTCGCAGTACAACTTGGATGGGCAAGTGGATAGAGACAGAACTCTGACTCACCTGG GCCGTGAACAAGCGGAGTTGACAGGGAAAAGGCTAGCCAGCTTGGGACTGAAATTTGATAAAATCGTACACTCCTCTATGACCAGAGCTTCTGAAACAACCAACATCATCAGCAAGCATCTTCCGG GGGTGAAGAAAGTGAGCACTGACCTGCTGTGTGAGGGAGCTCCGATTGAGCCAAACCCTCCCATCTCTCACTGGAAGCCAGAAGCTGTG TATTATGAAGACGGGGCTCGCATCGAAGCTGCGTTTCGAAACTACATCCATAGAGCTGATGTGAAGCAGGAAGAGGATAGCTACGAAATCTTTGTCTGTCATGCCAATGTCATCCGGTATATAGTATGCAG AGCGTTGCAGTTTCCTCCCGAAGGCTGGCTTCGGATGTCTCTCAACAATGGCAGCATTACTCAGTTGGTGATCCGTCCTAGTGGCAGAGTGGCACTTCGAATGCTCGGGGACACGGGGTTTATGCCTCCAGAGAAAATCACACGCACCTGA